The window TGGAAGTAAGGTattgggagaagaagccatGGACCTTGTCGTGCTGGCACCCGAGAGAGTACCAGGGACCAGGTGGTGCGTTAACCAGAAACGCCACGCCCAGAAGAACATTCGGTGAGCGTTCCAACAAGATGAGACGTAAAACCTTGACCCCGGCACGTCCGGCTTCACACGAGTCCCTACATACCGGTACCTACATAAAACATTTCTAGGTACCAGAGTTGCTGCCGTGAAACATGAACCAATCTTTGCCGCAAAGAAGGAAGTCGTTCTTTCTGGAGTGGTCGGGTTGATATTGGGGTTTGCCGCTAGCGAGGACTCGAGGATGGAACGATGATGGCGATCTTCAGTTGGTTCTCTGGTAAGGGCTAAGAGCAGGGCGAAAGTGAAGcaacagaaaaaagaagttACCTCGTCATGACATCTCCTTGTGTAGCCATGAGGAAAGCAGACAAGGGGTCGCGCAAGAATGCAAAAAGGGTCTTGCAGGGAACACAAACCGATGAAGGCCTCTTGTGGATGTCCacacaccacaacctcctcaccaatAGAGACCGGAGACGCCTCCGGACCAGTGTCAGTGGATATTTGTCCATCCAAAATTTCAAAGTTAGCAGCGCATTTTGGAAATGGGGAAGTGACGTCGGGGATGCCAAGACACCAACGCCGGGACCACATCCGAGGACCTGGACGAGCAGCCTTGGCTTTAAATTCCCGGCTGTTGATAGGCCAATTCCCACCTGTCCACAGGGATGGGAAttgccttggccttctttgAAGGCAATGGCCCGTTTTGTTTGGCTCGATCGTCGGGCGATGGGGCCCTTCGCTGCGATCGAAGTACTCGGCTCTTTTCATTCGTTCGTTTCTTAAATCTCGCCCAAAGAGGCAAGATATCGCTTGGCATATTCAATTCGATTGCACTTGCCAAAAGCCTCACTTTGCCCATCCTAGGAACCAAAGAACGAGACGTCAAAGAGAAAAACCATCAACAATGAGGATTAACAAGACAGTTACAATGTCACAGTTGTGCTCTGGTGGTGGGCCAAGACGTTTAAGGGGTTCCCCAGACATTCAAGTCGCTGGTGGGCGCAAGAGACAAGGCTTCGGAGCCGTCGACTGGCGGCATGCCGGTGAGACCTTCTGTCATGAGTTTTGTATATTCTTGGTTTTGTTCTGGCCCGATGGTCAGGatcatcacccaccccttccatcCCACCCGGCATTCTCGTCTTCCCGCACATGCTGCCATGCAGCCATGCAGCCCGGCTgcttccccatcaccaaccccacgcAAACCCTCAGGGGTGCGTCTTTCTTTGACACTTGACCACTCATGGCAGTCACTTCCAGGGATGTCGTACATCATCATTGCCCCCCCCTTCGAGGTACCTGCGGATACTTAGTCCATGTCCCGCCTCCTCATGGGTCCCTGTTCATCTactcttcacctccttcctcacctcactctcaacaacctcgttCCTTCTTCCAAAGACCCCCAGACGCTGCTAGGCTGCCTGGTAAAGAACTTGACGAGTTTCTGGTCTTCGGTCAAGAGGTGTATTtgaccctcaccaccccctcccccctcctcccccacatcACTTTGTCAAAGACTATTCATTGACATCGTTGGTCTATCTCTGGTTATCAACATTGCTTTCTTGGAATGCTCTATAGCATTTGGCATAGCTGTTTAGCATCCGAACTAGCCTGCCAGAACAGCTATTCTGGTCTCCCCAACTGGTGTCCGACAACCTCTGCACCGGCTGTGCCACAGTTTCCACCATTTCAGATACGTAACCACTAGTTCTTAGCTCAGGAAGAAGTCAGTTTCTCGGTGTTCCCCCCTCTTTAAATTCCCCCTCCGTCACTGTTCCCACTTCCCATCTTACGTCTGTTTTGGACAGCGTGACATCGCCGAATCTCTTTGACTGACAGGAAGACAGATCCGAACGTGCCTAGTGCATGCTTGTTTATCGGACTACGACTCAACCAAGTTCAGATAGAAGTCATTCACGAGCAACCATGACGGTCTCAAAAGCACCCCAGAACATCCTCATTCACATCATCCGCCGTGACCTTCGGACGTCAGACAATCCCCTCTTCCATGCTGCGGCTACCGCACCAGATGAGGAGAAGTTCGATGCCTACCTCCCTCTGTATGTCTTTGATGCCCAGCAGATCGATGTGTCGGGGTTCATCCATTCTGCTGGTGCAACGAACCCGTACGGGTCACCTCGTAGCCAGGTAGCTGGCTACCACCGCTGCGGGCCTCACCGGGCCAAGTTTCTTGGCGAAGCTGTCTGGGACCTCTCAGAGACCTTGAAGGAGCTCAAGTCTGGCCTTTTCATCCGTGTGGGCAGAATTCCTGATGTGGTCGAGACGCTGGTCAGTGAATTGGCCAAGAAAGATGCCAGAATCGGCGCTGTCTGGATGACCAGCCATGAGGGCAGTGAGGAAAAGGCGGACGAGAAGGCTGTGGCTTCCTTGTGTAAAAAGGTTGGGGCCAAATGGAAGCTTTGGGTGGATGAAAAGTACTTCATTGACGAGTGAGTTGAGTTTTGTGGCGACGACCGTCTTCTCGTGTTGCTAACGTAGTGATTGGCAGCCGTGACACGGGTCTTGAATCCATCGACAAGTTGCCCGGTGTCTTCACAGAGtacaaaaagaagcagctGCCCCTGCGCGAGAAGCCTCGTCCGGTTCTTCCGCCTATCGAGAAGGGTTCACTGCCGCCTCTCATTGATGCCGCCCTAGTCGCCCCGCAgtcctcccccttccataTTCCTGATTCACTCGATCGCCTGGTTGAGTTCCTGGTTGCGCCCGTGAAGGACTTCCTCCCGAACAAACCCGAGTATCCAAAGGGTGCAGAGTCTGCACACCCCTACCAAGGAGGCGAGCACGCCGCCCTCCAGCGGCTGAAGGACTTGATCAGCTCCGGAGCCGCCACCACATATGACACGACTCGCAACGGCTTGCTTGGAACCGAGTTTAGCACCAAGCTGTCTGCCTTTTTAGCCCAGGGCTGCATCACGGCCCGTCAAGTTCATGCCGCAATGGATAGCTTCGAACGTGGTACTGATCCCGCCTTCAAGGACGTTGAGGGCTTTGGTGCGTTGATAAAGGAAGAAGGTATGTCTGAAGACGAGGCACAGAACACTGGAATGGAATCCATCCGGACCGAACTGTTGTGGCGCGATTACATGAGACTCTGTCACCAGAAAGACGGGAACAGGTTGTTCCAGTTGACGGGCACGTTGAGGTATAAATTGGACCATGCcgccgacatgatggatggcATGGCTAGCATCACCGCCCAAAACGGCCACAACAGCGAGAACAGCGACACTGGCGACAACGGCGCAGCCAGCGCAGCCAGCGACGGTGACGGGAGTGCTCAGGAGAAAAAGTTGAAATCACCCGACAAGGAGAGAGCGCGGCCTCAACAGGGCAGCGGCATCAACGAGAGTCTTCTGGCGAAAGAGTGGAAGTCGGctgacaaggagaaggcttTGCCTCGGCAGTCGCCTACCGCTGAAGAAGTAGCGAAAATCTTGGAGCGCTTCAATCTCGGCACCACGGGCATGGGACTGATTGACGCTTCGCAGCGCGAGTTGCTACACACGGGGTACACGTCCAATCGCGCCCGACAGAATGTGGCGAGCTTTTTGGCGAAACACCTCGACATTGACTGGCGATACGGGGCAGAGTGGTACGAGATGTTGCTGGTTGACTATGACGTGTCGTCGAATTGGGCCAACTGGCAGTACGTCGCTGGTGTCGGCAACGATCCCCGTGGCCACATGCGAATTTTCAACCCGGTCAAGCAGGGTTTTGAGTATGACCCGTCCGGGTCCTATGTCCGAACATGGATCCCCGAAGTGAGCgggttggagaagctggaaaATGCTTTTCAACCTTGGACTGCTTcgaaggaggagctcgagaagaCGGGCCTGTCAGGCAATGACATGGTTGCGAACCCGGTCAAGAGGATCCAGTTTGTTGTCGAAGGCAAGCCGAGAACCAACAAGAATGGTGGCTTCCGAAGAGCACTCGCACGCGGCAACCCGTCCAAAGCCTCTCAAGCGAATGGGAACGGCTCCGGCTTTGGAAACGGCTCCGGAAACGGCTACAGGAACTCACAGGACGTGCGGACGGATGCACCGGTTGTCAATGGTACCACTAGAGGGCCTCGTGGGCGGGGAGGATTTCGTGGGTTGTTTGGAGGACCTCCCAGGGGTTCTTTGGGAGGCGGCCGCGGGGGCTTCCATGGCAACACCAATGGTTCACCCAGCCCTGCGGCAAACCAGGGCAATGGGAATTTGGCGCCCGGCTATggaagaggccgaggcggcggcagacgtggtggaggtggtggttatggtgCACCTCCCCGGGGAGGCGGCCAAAATGGGTATTTTCCTGCCAAGATGCCTCGAGTCAATGGCAGTGGCAATCACGATCAGGTCAATGGAAATCAAAATTAGGAGAGTGAGGTAAACGAACGGCTCAAGGATATGGCGATCAGCGATACGGtgcttgaggatggggggattTTTGGGTAGGATGAGAAGGGTTATCGTATAATGCAACAAGGGCCCCCTTATCTAATTACCCTTCGTGATGGGAGCAGGCAGCGTCCCGGTCGGCCTCCGAGGGCCCGTCCAAGGGCCCGtcggggaagaggacgatgaaGGGTATGCATTTGCCTGGGGTCTGTTTACTTGGGTTGGttgtgggtttgggggacgGGATTATGGTAAACGAACAGCGGTGTTTTTGTACGATAGGAGCGGTCTTGTAAGTGTTTGTTTGTGacttttttgttgctttgtTGTTAGGTGTTTGTACCGTTTACTTGTGCGTGTGCTTTGGTGtgttttgttgatgttttCTAGCTATGGTGCTGCCTCTTGTGCTGTCTTTGGTGTTGTCTTTTGTGTTGTCTTTGGTGTTGTCTTTCTGGTGTTGTCTTTCTGGTGTTTTCCTGTAGTGTTGCTCTCCTGTTGGGTCGTCTTGCCCGGGTGTGTTTGTTTTAGGCTGTCATATTTATGGAggactttttttctttctatTGTGGCATGCTCTCTGTCGCAATTTTGTTGAAAACTAAAACCAggaccggcggcggcaccgcAGATGTACCATACCCAAGTGTTGAAAATGCGCGGGGGATTGGGTGTGACCACCTGCAAGGAaatggaagaagaaaaaatggaggaagaggacgaggaatGCGAGATAGGCGGAGAAAATAGGGGGAGTAGTGGATGACGGGTCTACAAGGAAAATGAGAAGAAAGGGGGATgggttgagaagggggttgggatggggacaCTGATATGGATCTGATTTGTGCTGATTTGGGTATTCTTGTGGGTGTGTCTTCTGGGTCTTTTATTTTCTCGACTttggtttggtgatgggtttTGGCTATGGAAACACAAGCTATCTGGCGAGCGTTTGAAGGAggaaacagaaaaaaaaaggaaaagcaTAGCCCATGGGGTTTAGGGGTTGTAGGTGTGACGGATGGGAGGGAATTTGTCTTTACAGATGATACCCTCTCGTTTGAAGTCTGGCGTGATGCGTGTTTTTTTCATTCGTTTTTTCTTACCTGGGTTGACGGTTGTCCGGATGCTTGATTTGTGGATTCAATAGTTTTTGTTAGTGGTTTCTTTTCTGGGAACTGACGGTCGAGGGCTTTGGGTGCATCTTCAGGGGACAGCTAAGAGGAATTGCAAAAGAAGCAGCGAAAAGAAACACGTAGtaatgaaaagaaaaaagtacAAGAATTACCAATCTTCAAGCAGTGtgatgccgaggatgacCCCCCTTCCGTATCCATCCCCGCATAAGGGAGGGTTGCCTCTTGTGAGGACCGCAAACACAACTCAACCGAGGTATAATAACAATCCAAGGTACATCAAGCTGACTTTCATCAATGTCTttcacatacgaccataccCAGCTGAAAttacgggatcccgtccgctctcccaTCGTCAAGCAGTTGAGGGTCGAATCAGTACTCcggtgggtgaccactggggaatcctcgaTGTTGTATGTTTTGATATCTCCAAGTTCCTTGACTCCTTTTTGCTGGGGTATGAAGATTTtgacgttggtgttgatgaaaAGGAAGTGATTATTGGTTGGTTTTTTGATGGTAGTTGGTGGATGTATAGG is drawn from Podospora pseudocomata strain CBS 415.72m chromosome 1 map unlocalized CBS415.72m_1, whole genome shotgun sequence and contains these coding sequences:
- the CRY-1 gene encoding Mitochondrial cryptochrome (EggNog:ENOG503NYHG; antiSMASH:Cluster_5; COG:L; COG:T), whose amino-acid sequence is MLVYRTTTQPSSDRSHSRATMTVSKAPQNILIHIIRRDLRTSDNPLFHAAATAPDEEKFDAYLPLYVFDAQQIDVSGFIHSAGATNPYGSPRSQVAGYHRCGPHRAKFLGEAVWDLSETLKELKSGLFIRVGRIPDVVETLVSELAKKDARIGAVWMTSHEGSEEKADEKAVASLCKKVGAKWKLWVDEKYFIDDRDTGLESIDKLPGVFTEYKKKQLPLREKPRPVLPPIEKGSLPPLIDAALVAPQSSPFHIPDSLDRLVEFLVAPVKDFLPNKPEYPKGAESAHPYQGGEHAALQRLKDLISSGAATTYDTTRNGLLGTEFSTKLSAFLAQGCITARQVHAAMDSFERGTDPAFKDVEGFGALIKEEGMSEDEAQNTGMESIRTELLWRDYMRLCHQKDGNRLFQLTGTLRYKLDHAADMMDGMASITAQNGHNSENSDTGDNGAASAASDGDGSAQEKKLKSPDKERARPQQGSGINESLLAKEWKSADKEKALPRQSPTAEEVAKILERFNLGTTGMGLIDASQRELLHTGYTSNRARQNVASFLAKHLDIDWRYGAEWYEMLLVDYDVSSNWANWQYVAGVGNDPRGHMRIFNPVKQGFEYDPSGSYVRTWIPEVSGLEKLENAFQPWTASKEELEKTGLSGNDMVANPVKRIQFVVEGKPRTNKNGGFRRALARGNPSKASQANGNGSGFGNGSGNGYRNSQDVRTDAPVVNGTTRGPRGRGGFRGLFGGPPRGSLGGGRGGFHGNTNGSPSPAANQGNGNLAPGYGRGRGGGRRGGGGGYGAPPRGGGQNGYFPAKMPRVNGSGNHDQVNGNQN
- a CDS encoding uncharacterized protein (antiSMASH:Cluster_5), translated to MGAGSVPVGLRGPVQGPVGEEDDEGYAFAWGLFTWVGCGFGGRDYGKRTAVFLYDRSGLDRRRHRRCTIPKC